From Mucilaginibacter rubeus, a single genomic window includes:
- a CDS encoding anthranilate synthase component I family protein: MSTFKITTTYKKLLADTTTPVSIYLRLRDVFPNSLLLESSDYHSRENSTSYICCEPLSGIVLNNGVLKKQYPDGSHETHEPGTFELIEQINSFIGSFETDSLPLKMITNGLFGYFTHEAVEHYETITLKQSDNTDRKIPVMQYHIYRYIIAIDHFKNELYIFHNQPEGAPTNGGIEKLEYLIKNKNFPEYSFKSNGDEKSNLTGDEFIAIVEKMKQHIYRGDVFQIVPSRAFSRTFLGDEFNVYRALRSINPSPYLFYFDFGDFRIFGSSPEAQITIKNNVANIFPIAGTFKRSGDDEKDAELARNLENDPKESAEHVMLVDLARNDLSRHCENVTVKAFKEVQYYSHLIHLVSHVSGKLKPGASAFKVVADTYPAGTLSGAPKYRAMEIIDENENIKRSFYSGAIGFLGFNGDFNHAIMIRSFLSKNNTLHYQAGAGIVAGSIPESELREVDTKISALRRAFELAEEL; the protein is encoded by the coding sequence ATGAGCACATTTAAAATTACTACCACTTATAAAAAGCTACTGGCCGATACCACCACGCCGGTTAGCATTTACCTTCGCCTGCGCGATGTATTTCCCAACTCGCTGTTGCTGGAAAGCTCCGACTATCACAGTCGCGAAAACAGCACCAGCTACATTTGCTGCGAACCATTAAGCGGCATAGTGCTGAATAATGGCGTGCTGAAAAAGCAATACCCCGATGGCAGTCATGAAACCCATGAGCCCGGCACGTTTGAGCTGATAGAACAGATCAACAGTTTCATCGGCAGCTTTGAAACTGACTCGTTGCCGCTAAAAATGATCACCAATGGTTTGTTCGGCTATTTTACCCATGAGGCGGTTGAACATTATGAAACCATCACACTAAAGCAAAGCGATAATACCGACCGTAAAATACCGGTAATGCAGTACCATATTTACAGGTACATCATCGCTATCGACCACTTTAAGAACGAACTCTACATCTTCCATAACCAGCCCGAAGGCGCTCCAACCAACGGCGGTATCGAAAAACTGGAATACCTCATCAAAAACAAAAACTTTCCCGAATACAGCTTCAAGAGTAATGGCGATGAAAAATCAAACCTCACGGGCGATGAGTTTATTGCTATAGTTGAAAAAATGAAGCAGCACATCTATAGGGGTGATGTTTTCCAGATAGTGCCTTCAAGGGCCTTTTCACGCACTTTCCTGGGCGATGAATTTAATGTTTACCGTGCTCTGCGTTCTATCAATCCATCACCATACCTGTTTTATTTTGACTTTGGCGATTTCAGGATCTTCGGCTCATCGCCAGAGGCACAAATTACCATAAAGAATAACGTAGCCAATATTTTCCCGATAGCAGGAACTTTTAAACGCAGCGGCGACGACGAGAAAGACGCCGAACTGGCCCGTAACCTGGAGAATGATCCCAAAGAATCGGCAGAACACGTAATGCTGGTTGACCTGGCCCGTAACGACCTGAGTCGCCATTGCGAAAATGTAACGGTTAAAGCCTTTAAAGAGGTACAGTACTATTCACATCTTATCCACCTGGTATCGCACGTAAGCGGTAAGCTTAAACCCGGCGCATCGGCATTTAAAGTAGTAGCTGATACATATCCTGCAGGTACCCTGAGCGGCGCTCCCAAATACCGCGCCATGGAGATCATCGACGAAAACGAAAATATAAAACGCAGCTTCTACAGCGGCGCGATAGGTTTCCTTGGGTTTAATGGTGACTTTAACCATGCCATTATGATCCGCTCATTTCTAAGCAAGAACAACACTTTACATTATCAGGCGGGCGCGGGCATTGTAGCCGGTTCAATTCCTGAAAGCGAATTAAGGGAGGTTGATACCAAGATCTCGGCTTTACGCAGAGCTTTTGAGTTGGCAGAGGAGTTGTAA
- the trpC gene encoding indole-3-glycerol phosphate synthase TrpC gives MTILDKIVANKKREVASAKKRTSYTVLEESEYFHRDTYSFKEFLLDPSRTGIIAEFKRKSPSKGIINDKVRVSAVTTDYAAAGASALSVLTDRNFFMGRKADLVKARSVNNIPVLRKDFMIEEYQVIEAKSLGTDIILLIAAILTPAEIDNLAKLAKSLGLNVLLEVHNLEELERSINPNLDAIGVNNRNLADFTVSVETSYQLAKHIPAEFMKISESAISDPETIRHLKLEGFNGFLIGETFMKQPDPGQAMRDFVALL, from the coding sequence ATGACCATACTTGATAAAATAGTTGCCAATAAAAAAAGGGAAGTTGCTTCGGCTAAAAAACGTACATCGTACACTGTACTTGAAGAATCGGAATATTTTCACCGTGATACTTACTCTTTCAAAGAATTTTTGCTCGATCCGTCACGTACCGGTATCATAGCCGAATTTAAGCGTAAATCGCCGTCGAAGGGTATCATTAATGACAAAGTGAGGGTTAGTGCTGTTACCACCGATTACGCGGCTGCGGGAGCTTCCGCACTTTCAGTTTTAACCGACCGTAACTTTTTCATGGGCCGTAAAGCCGACCTGGTGAAAGCCCGCTCGGTGAATAATATCCCTGTATTGCGCAAGGATTTTATGATTGAAGAGTACCAGGTTATAGAGGCTAAGTCATTAGGCACCGATATCATCCTGCTGATAGCTGCCATACTTACCCCTGCCGAAATTGATAACCTTGCCAAACTGGCCAAAAGTTTAGGTTTAAACGTGTTGCTTGAGGTGCACAATCTTGAGGAATTAGAGCGCAGTATCAATCCTAACCTGGATGCTATTGGTGTAAACAACCGGAACCTGGCCGACTTTACAGTATCGGTAGAAACTTCATATCAATTGGCCAAGCACATCCCTGCTGAGTTTATGAAAATTTCGGAAAGCGCCATTAGCGATCCGGAAACTATCCGTCATCTTAAACTGGAAGGTTTTAACGGCTTCCTTATTGGCGAAACCTTTATGAAGCAGCCCGATCCGGGTCAAGCCATGCGCGATTTTGTTGCCTTGTTATAA
- a CDS encoding anthranilate synthase component II: MKNILIIDNYDSFTYNLVHLVNELGLECEVWRNDQFAIEDVDTFDKIILSPGPGIPSEAGLLLDVIEKYAPTKSIFGVCLGQQAIAEAFGGSLYNLNQPMHGIATPIKVTDGGEELFAGLPESFKVGRYHSWVVSGNDLPDSLQVTAIDEADNSIMALKHKQYDVRGVQFHPESILTDFGKEMMQNWLKA, from the coding sequence ATGAAAAATATTTTAATAATAGACAATTACGATTCCTTTACCTATAACCTGGTGCATTTGGTTAATGAGCTTGGCCTGGAGTGCGAGGTTTGGAGGAATGATCAGTTTGCCATTGAAGATGTGGATACTTTTGATAAGATCATCCTTTCGCCGGGACCTGGTATTCCCTCTGAAGCAGGCTTATTGCTGGATGTGATAGAAAAATATGCGCCTACTAAGAGCATATTTGGCGTATGCCTTGGGCAGCAGGCCATTGCCGAAGCGTTTGGCGGCAGTCTGTATAATCTTAACCAACCAATGCACGGTATAGCAACGCCCATAAAAGTCACCGATGGTGGAGAAGAGCTTTTTGCCGGACTGCCCGAGAGCTTTAAGGTTGGTCGTTACCACTCGTGGGTGGTAAGTGGTAATGATCTGCCCGATTCATTACAGGTTACGGCTATTGATGAGGCCGATAATTCGATCATGGCGCTTAAGCATAAGCAATATGACGTAAGGGGCGTACAGTTTCACCCCGAATCAATCCTGACCGATTTTGGGAAAGAAATGATGCAAAACTGGCTAAAGGCTTAG
- a CDS encoding cytochrome B — translation MTLYSFFKEFHSGFRYIVIVLVLLALVRAFMGWLGKRPYGEGNRKLNLFAMISVHTQFLLGIILFFISPMVQFSKDTMKNPITRYFTVEHWVIMLIAIALITIGHSKSKKAALPEAKHKAIAIFYLIGIILISVGIMLIPQ, via the coding sequence ATGACACTTTATAGCTTTTTTAAGGAATTCCATTCCGGTTTCAGGTACATTGTTATTGTATTGGTATTGCTGGCCCTTGTACGCGCGTTTATGGGTTGGCTGGGTAAAAGACCATATGGCGAGGGCAACCGCAAACTTAACCTGTTTGCCATGATCTCGGTGCATACGCAATTTTTGCTGGGCATCATCCTGTTTTTTATTAGCCCGATGGTGCAGTTTAGTAAGGATACCATGAAAAATCCTATCACCCGTTACTTTACGGTTGAACACTGGGTGATCATGCTTATCGCTATCGCACTAATCACTATCGGTCATAGCAAATCAAAGAAAGCGGCATTGCCAGAAGCTAAGCATAAAGCTATCGCTATCTTTTATTTGATCGGAATTATACTGATTTCGGTAGGTATAATGCTTATTCCACAGTAA
- a CDS encoding dihydrolipoamide acetyltransferase family protein — MAEVVKMPKMSDTMTEGVLAKWHKKVGDKVKSGDVLAEIETDKATMDFESYQDGTLLYIGIQEGAAAPVDAVIAILGKEGEDYKSLLDQAGSGAAAKPAEEAAPVADKAPAATPAPAAPKVDLSSIPATVIRMPLLSDTMTEGTIEKWNFKVGDKVKADDSLADVATDKATMEVVGYEAGTLLYIGVKEGEAAKVNDIIAIVGKEGTDITPLLQDGGSAPAAEAAPAAEAKAEETAPAAATEASATDDDSRVKASPLARKIAKDKGINLNDVKGSAEGGRIIKKDVEEYTPSAKPASAPAAEAAPAAASAPAAKAPIVLPTFTGEEKFSERPVTQMRKAISRRLSESLFTAPHFYVTMTIEMDQAIAARTRMNEIAPVKISFNDFVVKACAVALRQHPAINSSFLGDKIRTNEHVHIGVAVAVDEGLLVPVIKFADGKSLSHISVEVKDFAGKAKSKKLQPNEMEGSTFTISNLGMFGVDEFTAIINTPNACILAVSGIQAVPVVKNGAVVPGNVMKVTLSADHRVVDGATAAAFLQTLKQLLEEPVRLLI; from the coding sequence ATGGCCGAAGTAGTAAAAATGCCTAAGATGAGCGATACCATGACCGAAGGGGTATTGGCTAAATGGCATAAAAAAGTTGGCGATAAGGTTAAATCTGGCGATGTATTGGCCGAGATTGAAACCGATAAAGCTACCATGGATTTTGAATCGTACCAGGATGGCACATTGCTGTATATAGGTATACAGGAAGGTGCTGCTGCTCCGGTTGATGCTGTAATTGCCATTTTAGGTAAAGAAGGCGAAGATTACAAATCTTTACTTGATCAGGCTGGCAGCGGCGCTGCTGCTAAACCGGCCGAAGAAGCTGCTCCTGTAGCTGATAAAGCACCTGCCGCTACTCCGGCACCAGCCGCTCCAAAGGTTGATTTGTCAAGCATCCCGGCTACGGTTATCCGCATGCCGTTATTGAGTGACACCATGACCGAGGGTACCATTGAGAAATGGAACTTTAAAGTTGGCGATAAAGTAAAAGCTGATGATTCGCTGGCTGATGTGGCTACCGATAAGGCTACCATGGAAGTTGTGGGTTACGAAGCCGGCACCTTATTATATATAGGTGTTAAAGAAGGCGAAGCTGCTAAAGTAAATGATATCATTGCTATAGTAGGTAAAGAAGGTACCGACATTACTCCGTTATTACAGGATGGTGGTTCGGCCCCTGCTGCTGAGGCTGCACCTGCTGCCGAAGCTAAAGCCGAGGAAACTGCACCTGCTGCTGCCACTGAAGCTTCTGCTACTGATGACGATAGCCGCGTAAAAGCATCGCCGCTTGCACGTAAAATAGCTAAGGATAAAGGCATCAACCTTAATGATGTAAAAGGTAGCGCTGAAGGCGGCCGTATCATCAAAAAGGATGTTGAGGAGTATACACCATCTGCTAAACCGGCATCTGCGCCTGCCGCTGAAGCTGCTCCGGCTGCTGCATCTGCACCTGCTGCAAAAGCGCCTATCGTATTGCCAACCTTTACAGGCGAAGAGAAATTTAGCGAAAGGCCGGTTACTCAAATGCGTAAAGCTATCAGCCGCCGCTTAAGCGAAAGCTTGTTTACTGCACCGCATTTCTATGTAACCATGACCATTGAAATGGATCAGGCAATTGCTGCCCGTACTCGTATGAATGAGATTGCCCCGGTTAAAATTTCATTTAATGATTTTGTTGTTAAAGCTTGTGCGGTAGCCTTAAGGCAACACCCGGCTATCAACTCATCATTCCTGGGTGATAAGATCCGCACTAACGAACACGTTCACATCGGCGTTGCTGTTGCTGTTGACGAAGGCCTGTTGGTACCGGTTATCAAATTTGCCGATGGTAAATCATTAAGCCACATTTCGGTTGAAGTGAAAGACTTTGCCGGCAAAGCAAAATCTAAAAAACTGCAGCCAAACGAAATGGAAGGTTCAACTTTCACCATTTCAAACCTTGGTATGTTTGGTGTTGACGAGTTTACTGCCATCATTAACACACCTAACGCTTGTATCCTTGCTGTAAGTGGTATCCAGGCTGTTCCGGTTGTTAAAAATGGTGCGGTAGTACCTGGTAACGTCATGAAGGTTACCCTGAGCGCAGACCACCGTGTGGTTGATGGTGCTACAGCTGCTGCCTTCCTGCAAACATTAAAACAATTATTAGAAGAGCCGGTAAGGCTGCTGATATAA